The Triticum aestivum cultivar Chinese Spring chromosome 5A, IWGSC CS RefSeq v2.1, whole genome shotgun sequence genomic sequence TGCATCTGACAAGTAAGCATATGCAGAACTGGTACTGCTATGCAAAGACGGTGGCGGAGCAGGTGGCATGGGAGCTTGCCAAGGAGAGGAAGCTAGACCTTGTGGTGATCAACCCGTCTCTAGTGTTGGGCCCTCTGCTACAGACGGCGGTGAATGCCAGCACGTGGCATATTGCCAAGTATCTAGATGGCTCGGTGCAGACGTATGCCAACACGGCACAGGCGTACGTGCACGTCCAGGATGTTGCAGACGCGCACACGCGTGCGTACGAGACGCCCGACGCGCATGGCCGGTACCTCTATGCAGGGCGCACGCTGCACCGCGGCGAGGTGTGTGGTATCCTCGCCAAGTTCTTCCCGGAGTACCCCGTGCCCACGAGGTGCAAGGAAGGGGCGGgcgagatgaagaaagggtgccgGTTCAGCAGTCGGAGGATCATGGAGCTCGGCGTAGGCATCACGCCGGCGAGCCAGTGTCTTTACGACACGGTCACCAGCCTTCAGGACAAGGGTATCTTACCCCGTCGTGGCGCTGATATGTCCTGACAACTCCATGGGCACCTTGGTCAAGTTAGCTGCATGCATGCCCGTTTGATTATTACAAAGTCGTCGCATTGACTTCTTTATTTACGTCTTATTTGCTCACCAATTAATATAAGTGTCCTTTGTTATGATCTTTACCTACCTCTGTGCCATGATACTACATACATACTACTCttttcgttccaaattactcgtcgtaaaaatggatgtatctagaactaaaatacatctagatacatctatttctgcgacgagtaattcgaaacggagggagtacctccctAAATCAATAGTGTCAGAAAATGTGTTATATTAACTTACAGAGGTAGTAGAATATTGTGATCCTTTATAAAAAAAGTAGAATATTGTGATTTATGCACCAGATCCTTTAGTAGCCCCGGCAAAACGGCATTTGTTCAGACATATGTGCCCATTATGTCATACTATGCTTAGAGCAACTCTAACATAGTCGTCATATGCTTCAGAACTTCATAATAAATCCGGAAAAACGCGAGCACCAATGCCAAGTACAGAAGTTGAACTCTAGTGGGATGGCTTCATCACAAAAAAGCTGACCATCCGAGCCTAGAATGTTTATTATGGTATTTTTATATATAAATAAAAGTGACATATTTATAAGAGGAGAAAGCCAAAGGTGAGATACAATGGAAATTCAACCAATTCCGTGTCTTGGTAACATGATGCGTAAAAAATTCTAATCTTAGACTGAGACAAGTCTATGGAAATGATCTTCCAAGCTAGCAGATTACAAGTTGTTGGACTGAGAATTTATCATTGATGGCAAAAGAATGCAGCTCTCGAAATTGTCTATGCATGGAAAAATATTCCATTTATTTGTCCAAAAAAGAATAGAGTTCCCTTGACTAGTTGAACAATTAGTAACTGATTTGAATCTAGGATTATTCTTTGAATATTCTTCCAACATAAGGATCCAACAAGTCTTCCATGAGGTGGAGTAAGAAGTGTTCGATGTGTTGGTGATCCATCCATCAATGCCATGTTTTGTTATCTAAGCTGCAATGAGCTTGTTGTATATTCATCTTGGAGTTCAATAAATAACCGTAACATGAAAACTAATGTCAATAGCATAGCCCATATGCTCATTAGTTAAGAAACAATGACGTCTAGAACCCAAAGTACGTTTTGCATAAAAAGGAAGATGGAAAACTTTTGACACTTTTTAGAAACAAGTACTTAACCTAAAAAAAAACCATGGAACATGCACATTATTATTCATCGGCAGGCAAGAGAATATAGAAAAACCTTCATGGTACACATGATATAGTTGTACACACCAAATAATACATGATTCCATTATAAGTTTCATCCAAAAGAAACCTCTAAGCATTGTATCCATCCTTGCACCACATTGCTCGAACCAAAAGTGATGCGATCACACAATATCCTAGAAAAGGGCTACGTTGCCCATGACACGGTCCAGAACCGTGGTAAGCATAGTGCGTCATTCATCATTTGCTAATCCCCATTGATCAGGTACTAGTGATATATACAAAAACTAAAGCGGCTAAGCTATGGTCGATTTGGAACGTTTCAAGTGCTTTAGCGGGAGTGCTTTTCTAGTTGACACGTGCTCCTTTTACTGTTTTGCTTCATTGTCGGTTTAGTTGCATGCATGCCCGTTTGATGATTACAAAGTCGTGGCATTGAATTTTTTATCTCCTTCTTATTGGCTCACCAATTAATATAAGCGTCCTTTATTGAAAAATATATATTATAATATTTACCTATCATTGTCATATAAGCCATGATACAACATAAAATATTATAGTTTATACACCAGGTCcatttgttggggaacacagtatttcaaaaaatttacctacgatcatgcaatatctatctaggagatgcatagcaacgagagggaagagtgtgtctacgtacccttgtaaaccgaaagcgaaagcgtttagtaacgcagttgatgtagtcgaacgtcttcgcgatccaaccgatccaagtaccgaacgtacggcacctccgcgttcagcacacattcagctcggtcacgtccctcgaactctagatccagctgaggccgagggagagtttcgtcagcacgacgacatgttgacggtgatgatgaagttaccggcgcagagtttcgcctaagcactacgacgatatgaccgatgtgtgtttctgtggaggagggcaccacacacggctaaaacaattgttaacttgtgtgtctatggggttccccctccctgtatataaaggaatggaggatggggagggccggcctcctaggaaggtttatattgagtgtatgaccacagaaggttttattcatgtaaatagaacaacaatttattctttgacttaaatgaataaccatattgcaataaacatgatctaa encodes the following:
- the LOC123106597 gene encoding cinnamoyl-CoA reductase 1; protein product: MGIDRVNTAATGRGRTVCVTGAGGFIASWLVKLLLEKGYAVHGTVRNPDDMTRNAHLRALEGATDRLTLFRVDLLDKESLIAAFQGCEGVFHTACPVTVDPEKMIEPAVNGTRNLINAAAEVGSIRRVVMTSSIGAVYMDPRRTLDGKADETCWSDLEFCKNTKNWYCYAKTVAEQVAWELAKERKLDLVVINPSLVLGPLLQTAVNASTWHIAKYLDGSVQTYANTAQAYVHVQDVADAHTRAYETPDAHGRYLYAGRTLHRGEVCGILAKFFPEYPVPTRCKEGAGEMKKGCRFSSRRIMELGVGITPASQCLYDTVTSLQDKGILPRRGADMS